The following proteins come from a genomic window of Flavobacterium crocinum:
- a CDS encoding MFS transporter, whose translation MSEKIKTLQIIHLAICAGTLAAYFFLVEFSIKTLDIPNIDSSSAIYILIPVSAYILSTFLFKSQLKQIDPKLKLEEKMPVYQAASIMRWAVLEGAAFLILFVKPDFVLFGILIIIYLIFLRPTEERINNDLSL comes from the coding sequence ATGAGTGAAAAAATCAAGACCTTACAAATTATTCATCTTGCCATTTGCGCAGGAACTCTGGCCGCTTATTTTTTTCTGGTAGAATTTTCTATAAAAACATTAGACATCCCAAATATAGATTCATCTTCAGCTATTTATATACTAATACCTGTATCAGCTTATATCCTGAGTACATTTTTATTTAAATCTCAGCTAAAACAAATTGACCCTAAATTAAAATTAGAAGAAAAAATGCCTGTTTATCAGGCTGCTTCTATTATGCGCTGGGCCGTTTTGGAAGGAGCCGCGTTTTTAATTTTATTTGTAAAACCAGACTTCGTATTATTTGGAATTCTAATCATAATTTATCTTATTTTTTTAAGACCAACGGAAGAAAGAATTAATAATGATTTAAGCTTATGA
- a CDS encoding DUF1810 domain-containing protein has product MAYSNNDLARFLDAQNKLYLTALSEIGKGKKETHWMWFIFPQIKGLGKSDTANLYAINDLKEASDYLEHPILGKHLIEISELLLTFKMKSADGIFGDLDARKLRSCMTLFSLVENANPIFLEVLEAFFSGESDPLTISIINSTIESSLEPAIV; this is encoded by the coding sequence ATGGCTTATTCAAACAACGATTTAGCACGCTTCTTAGATGCCCAAAACAAACTTTATCTTACTGCCCTTTCTGAAATCGGAAAAGGCAAAAAAGAGACGCATTGGATGTGGTTTATTTTTCCTCAAATTAAAGGTTTAGGAAAAAGCGATACAGCAAATCTTTATGCCATTAACGATTTAAAAGAAGCTTCAGATTATTTAGAACATCCAATTTTAGGAAAACATTTAATTGAAATTTCAGAATTGTTATTAACCTTTAAAATGAAATCGGCTGACGGAATTTTTGGCGACTTAGATGCCCGAAAATTACGTTCCTGTATGACTTTGTTTTCTTTAGTAGAAAATGCAAATCCAATATTTCTGGAAGTTTTGGAAGCTTTTTTCTCTGGAGAATCAGATCCACTTACCATATCAATTATTAATTCAACTATAGAATCATCTCTTGAGCCTGCTATTGTATAA
- a CDS encoding alpha-ketoglutarate-dependent dioxygenase AlkB family protein, which yields MTLFSDTELFTTGQAGKKIFDLPDCELILIENFFSKEESDTFYERILRKTKWREYEMEVYDKTYTVPRMIAWYEDKDNEGADPKGPDWTYELLKIRSRVEKETQLDFNSLLLNLYRNGKDGVGWHSDREDKSGKDPIIASVTFGETRMFKLRHKFRKDIPLVEIPLHHGSFLLMAGTTNSFWQHHVPKTARKVLPRINLTFRQTQRNA from the coding sequence ATGACACTATTTAGCGACACCGAATTATTTACTACCGGACAAGCTGGCAAAAAAATATTTGACCTGCCAGACTGCGAATTGATTTTAATCGAAAATTTCTTTAGTAAAGAAGAATCTGATACTTTCTATGAAAGAATCCTTCGCAAAACCAAATGGAGAGAATATGAAATGGAGGTTTACGATAAAACTTATACCGTTCCCCGAATGATTGCCTGGTATGAAGATAAAGACAATGAAGGAGCAGATCCAAAAGGTCCAGACTGGACGTATGAATTATTAAAAATCAGAAGTCGTGTGGAGAAAGAAACCCAGCTTGATTTTAACAGCCTTCTGTTAAATTTATACCGAAACGGCAAAGATGGTGTAGGCTGGCACAGCGACCGGGAAGACAAGTCTGGGAAAGATCCAATTATCGCTTCAGTGACTTTCGGAGAAACCAGAATGTTTAAACTTCGTCATAAGTTTAGAAAAGATATTCCGTTGGTCGAAATACCTCTTCATCACGGCTCTTTCTTACTAATGGCGGGAACTACAAATAGTTTTTGGCAACATCATGTTCCCAAAACCGCTCGCAAAGTTTTGCCCAGAATAAATTTAACTTTTAGACAAACGCAACGTAATGCGTAA